Proteins co-encoded in one Medicago truncatula cultivar Jemalong A17 chromosome 8, MtrunA17r5.0-ANR, whole genome shotgun sequence genomic window:
- the LOC120577640 gene encoding probable potassium transporter 17: MDGHPSSNDVVLNLPDHHAQGKVKKKDTLVLAYKTLGVVFGGLVTSPLYVYPSMPLKSPTEEDYLGIYSIMFWTLTLIGLVKYANIAIKADDHGEGGTFALYSLLCRHFNIGILPSKQTGLNFDRTTETHTWLAKLFEKSIVARRLLLFIAMLGTCMLIGDGILTPAISVLSAMDGVRAPFPSINKTTVEALSAVILIFLFLLQKFGTSRVSFLFSPIMGAWTLCTPLVGIYSIIHYYPSIFKALSPHYIFHFFMRNGKSGWLLLGGTVLCITGSEAMFADLGHFNPRSIQIAFIFTIYPSLVLTYAGQTAYLIKNPNDYNDGFYKFIPTPVYWPIFIISTLAAIVASQSLISATFSVIKQSVVLDYFPRVKIVHTSHNNEGEVYSPEVNYILMVLCVAVILIFGDGKDIGNAFGVVVSLVMLITTILLTLVMIMIWRTPVILVSLYFGVFFVIEGVYVSAVFTKFAEGGWIPFAISLILVFIMFGWFYGRQRKIDYEITHKITFERLEERLADCSVQRVPGLCFFYSNIQDGLTPILGHYIKNMKSLHKVTIFTTLRYLLVPKVAPHERIVIKNSNLKGVYCCVIQYGYADALNIEGDDFVDQVINSLKIHVQNCPDNLSSDSQVIVEEASSLEEARCAGVVHVRGKTRFYIGPNCSWFDKIMLGFYEILHSNCRSGLPAVGVSLQQRIEVGMLYEA; the protein is encoded by the exons ATGGATGGCCATCCTTCCTCAAACGACGTCGTTCTCAACCTTCCCGATCATCATGCACAG GGGAAGGTGAAGAAGAAGGACACTTTAGTCCTTGCATACAAGACTCTTGGTGTTGTTTTCGGAGGACTTGTGACTTCACCGCTTTATGTTTACCCTTCAATGCCTCTTAAGTCTCCAACTGAAGAGGACTATTTGGGAATTTACAGTATCATGTTCTGGACTCTCACTCTTATTGGTCTTGTTAAGTATGCCAATATTGCCATCAAAGCCGATGATCACGGTGAAG GAGGGACATTTGCTCTGTATTCATTACTATGCAGGCATTTCAATATTGGGATCTTGCCTTCTAAGCAAACTGGGTTAAACTTTGATAGGACTACTGAAACACATACATGGCTTGCTAAACTGTTCGAAAAAAGCATTGTTGCGAGAAGGTTATTGCTTTTCATTGCTATGTTGGGTACTTGTATGCTTATTGGTGATGGTATACTCACCCCTGCAATTTCAG tTTTGTCTGCTATGGATGGAGTTAGAGCACCTTTTCCTTCTATTAACAAAA CAACGGTGGAAGCACTCTCTGCAGTTATCTTGATCTTTTTGTTCTTGTTGCAAAAGTTTGGTACATCCCGTGTCAGTTTCCTCTTTTCCCCAATAATGGGTGCATGGACCCTGTGTACTCCACTTGTGGGAATTTACAGCATCATTCACTACTATCCAAGTATATTCAAGGCTTTATCTCCGCACTACATTTTCCATTTCTTTATGAGGAATGGAAAATCTGGGTGGCTTTTACTTGGTGGCACTGTCCTTTGCATTACCG GTTCTGAGGCAATGTTTGCTGATCTTGGTCATTTCAATCCGCGGTCCATTCAG ATAGCTTTTATATTCACAATCTACCCATCTTTAGTTCTGACTTATGCGGGGCAGACAGCATACCTGATCAAGAATCCCAATGATTATAATGACGGCTTTTACAAATTTATACCAACTCCAGTCTACTGGCCTATCTTTATCATTTCAACGTTGGCTGCAATTGTTGCTAGCCAGTCATTAATATCAGCCACTTTTTCTGTAATCAAGCAATCTGTAGTGCTGGATTATTTTCCGCGAGTAAAGATTGTACACACTTCTCATAATAACGAAGGAGAGGTTTACTCCCCTGAAGTCAACTACATACTTATGGTCCTCTGTGTTGCTGTCATACTTATTTTTGGAGACGGAAAAGATATTGGAAATGCTTTCG GTGTTGTTGTGAGCCTAGTGATGCTTATTACCACTATATTGCTTACATTAGTCATGATCATGATATGGAGAACTCCTGTCATACTGGTTTCCCTGTACTTCGGTGTGTTTTTTGTTATAGAAGGGGTTTATGTCAGTGCAGTTTTCACCAAATTTGCTGAAGGTGGATGGATTCCTTTTGCCATATCACTTATCCTTGTGTTCATCATGTTCGGTTGGTTTTATGGTAGACAAAGAAAGATAGATTATGAAATAACCCACAAGATAACCTTTGAGAGACTTGAAGAACGTTTGGCTGACTGCAGTGTTCAAAGGGTTCCCGGGCTATGCTTTTTCTATTCTAACATTCAAGATGGGCTGACTCCTATTCTTGGACACTACATAAAGAACATGAAATCCCTTCATAAGGTCACAATATTCACAACTCTTCGATATCTTCTAGTCCCCAAGGTTGCTCCACATGAGAGGattgtcataaaaaattcaaatctcaAAGGGGTGTATTGTTGTGTTATTCAATATGGTTACGCAGATGCTCTAAATATAGAAGGAGATGATTTTGTAGATCAAGTCATAAATAGTTTGAAAATACATGTTCAGAACTGCCCTGACAATCTTTCATCTGATTCTCAAGTGATTGTAGAAGAAGCCTCCAGTTTAGAAGAAGCACGGTGTGCTGGTGTTGTTCATGTTCGGGGAAAGACAAGATTTTATATTGGACCGAACTGTAGCtggtttgataaaattatgcTTGGTTTTTATGAAATCTTGCACAGTAACTGTAGATCTGGCCTGCCTGCTGTAGGGGTTTCCTTACAGCAACGGATTGAAGTTGGAATGCTTTATGAAGCTTGA